Within the Arthrobacter caoxuetaonis genome, the region GCTGATTGTCGACGTCGACGAAACAAGGCTGCGGCGCCGCGCCGGCAAACGCTACCTGGACGACGTCGAAACCGACCTCGACGCCGCGCTCGCCAAGGTGATGGCCGCCAAGGCAGAGGGCCGGGCTCTCTCCGTGGGGCTGGTCGGCAACGCCGCAGAGGTCTTCCCCGAGCTGCTCCGCCGCCGGAATGCGGGGGAAGGCGCTGACTTCGACATCGTCACCGACCAGACCTCGGCCCACGATCCGCTCAGTTACCTGCCGGAGGGTGTGACGGTAGAGGACTGGCACCGCGAAGCGCAGGCGGACCCGGAGGGCTTCACCAAAAAAGCGCAGGCTTCCATGGCCCGCCACGTGGAAGCCATGGTCGGCTTCTCCGACGCTGGCGCCGAGGTCTTCGATTACGGCAACTCGATCCGTGACGAAGCACGCCAGGGCGGCTATGACCGTGCGTTCGACTTCCCCGGCTTTGTCCCCGCCTACATCCGGCCGCTGTTCTGCGAGGGCATGGGCCCGTTCCGCTGGGTGGCGCTCTCCGGTGACCCCGCGGACATCGCCGTCACCGACGCCGCGCTGAAGGAACTCTTCCCGGAGAAGGAACACCTGCACCGCTGGCTGGACGCTGCCGCCGAGCACGTCGAATTTGAAGGCCTTCCCGCCCGGATCTGCTGGCTCGGCTACGGGGAACGTGCCAAGGCCGGGCTGCTGTTCAACCGGCTGGTCGCCGAGGGCAAGGTCTCCGCGCCCATCGTGATCGGCCGGGACCATCTGGACTCCGGATCGGTGGCTTCCCCCTACCGTGAAACCGAGGCGATGAAGGACGGCTCCGACGCAATCGCTGACTGGCCGCTGCTGAACGCCCTGCTCAACACATCCTCCGGCGCCACCTGGGTATCGATCCACCACGGCGGCGGCGTCGGCATCGGCCGGTCCCTGCACGCGGGGCAGGTCTCCGTGGCCGACGGCACCGAACTGGCCGCCCGCAAACTCGAACGGCTGCTTACCAACGATCCAGGCACCGGAGTGATGCGGCACGTTGATGCCGGCTACGACGAGGCAGCGCAGGTCGCAGCAGAGCGCGGCGTCCGTATCCCGATGGCCGAATAGGGTAAACCCATGGCAGCAGTAACTTCCCTTCTGGACAGCATCTCCGATATCGGCCGGGATCCGGTCCGCGGCGGCTACAGCCGCCCGGTGTTCTCGGCCGCGGAAACGGAGCTGCGCTCCTGGTTCACCGCCGAGGCACAGTCCCGCGGACTCGCCGTGGAGACCGACCGCAACGGCATCCTTTGGGCCTGGTGGGGCGAACCCCAAAAGGGCGCACTGGTCACCGGCAGCCATCTGGATTCAGTTCCCGGCGGCGGCGCGTTTGACGGACCGCTGGGCATCGCTGCCGCGCTCGCCGCCGTCGACGTTCTGAAAGAGCGCGGTGTCCAGCGCAACCGGTCCCTGGCCATCACCGTCTTTCCGGAGGAAGAGGGCTCCCGCTTCGGTGTCGCCTGCCTGGGCTCCCGCCTGCTCACCGGTGCCATTGACCCGGACACTGCCCGAAACCTGCGCGACGACGCCGGCACCACCTTCGCCGACGCCGCCCGTGCCGCCGGGCTGGACCCGGAACACCTCGGCCGGGACGAGGACGCCCTCGCCCGGATCGGGGACTTCGTGGAACTGCACGTGGAGCAGGGCCGCGGACTCGGAGAAGACGGTCCCGCCGTCGCCGTCGGCAGTTCCATCCTGGGCCACGGGCGCTGGAAGCTGACCGTGCACGGGCAGGGCAACCACGCCGGAACCACGTTGATGGAAGACCGCGCGGACCCGATGGTCGCAGCCGCGCAGATCATTACCGCTGTCCAGCAGACCGCCGCCGCGCAGCCCGGTGCCCGCGCCACCGTGGGCCGGATCCAGGCCATCCCCGGCGGGACCAACGTTATTCCGTCCCGGGTGGACCTGTGGCTGGACGCCCGGCACGAGGAGGACGCGGTCACCGCGCGCCTGGTGGAAACCATCCACGGGAAGGCGCAGAAGATCGCCGCCTTCGAGGGGTGCTCCGTGACACTGGCTCAGGAATCCTTCAGCCCCACCACGAGTTTTGACCCCGCCCTCCAGCGCCAGCTGCAGCTTGCCCTGCCGCAGGCTCCGGTGCTGGTCACCGGAGCAGGGCACGACGCCGGAATCCTCGCCGGCCACGTCCCGGCGGGCATGATCTTTGTGCGCAACCCCAGCGGGATTTCGCACTCGCCGGAGGAATACGTGGAAGACGCCGACGCCGACTACTCCGCCACAGCGCTCGCAGATGTCCTGGAGGACCTGCTGTGACCCGCCGTGCGGCGGGGGTCTGGTGCGAGCAGGCCATGTGGGACGGCAGAATCGAACACGGCGTCCGCCTGAGTGTTGACTCCGGAGGAGTCGTTGCTGCCGTGGAAACCGGCGCGGCACCCCGGCCCGGGGACCTGGTCCTGAACGGCGTCGTGTTCCCTGCCGCCTCCAACGCGCATTCGCACGCTTTCCACCGGGTGCTGCGCGGCCGCACCCACACCGGGGGAGCGGACAGTTTTTGGACCTGGCGCCAGGCCATGTACCAGGCCGCCGGGACGCTCACCCCTGACCTGTATGAGGAAGCAGCCACCGCTGTTTTCGCCGAAATGCTGACTGCCGGCTATACCTCCGTGGCCGAGTTCAACTACGTCCACCACCAGCCCGACGGCACTCCGTATTCCGGTCACGACATGGAACTGGCGCTGGGCCGCGCAGCACGGGCCGCGGGTATCCGGCTGACGCTGCTGGACACCTGTTACCTGGCCGGAGGGTTTGGGGAACCCCTGGCACCGGAACAGCTCCGCTTCGGAGACGGCAGTGCCCAGGCATGGCTGCAGCGGCTCGCCCGCCTCAGGGAGGCGTTCGAGGCAGAGTTCGACCCGTCCGAGGCGAGCATCGGCGCGGCCCTGCACTCCGTCCGCGCCGTCCCCGAGGAAGCCCTGGCAGATATCGCCGGCGGTCTGGATCCCGAACTTCCGCTGCACATCCATGTCTCCGAACAGCCCGCCGAGAACGACGCCTGTCTGCGGGCCACTGGCCTGACCCCGGTACAGCTGCTGGGAAAGCACAATCTGCTCAGCCCCCGCCTTTCCGCAATCCACGCTACCCACCTGTGCCCGCAGGATATCGAGCTGCTGGGCAGTGCGGGCGCCACGGTCGTAATGTGCCCGACTACGGAGGCGGACCTCGCGGACGGCATCGGACCGGCCGCAGGGCTCGCTTCTGCCGGGGTGCGGATCGCGCTGGGCTCGGACCAGCACGCCGTTCTCGATCCGTGGCTGGAGATGCGGGCGCTGGAACACGGTGAACGGCTGGCCTCAGGGACCCGCGGCCGGTTTGCCCCCGCTGACCTGCACCAGGCGCTGTCCGACGGCGGTGCTGCCGCGCAGGGGCGGCGCGTGCCCGGTTTCGCGGCCGGCCGCATGTGCGACCTGATGGCGGTGGATCCCGCCAGCGCACGGACCGCCGGTGCGGACCCAGCCCAGCTGGCACTCTGTGCAACGGCGCAGGACGTGACCGCCGTCGTCGTCGGCGGTGTGCTGGCCGCTGACCGGGGGCAGCATGTGCGGCTGGGGGATCCGGGGCGCCTGCTGGCCACTGCGATCCGGAACCTCGACGCCGCTGCGGGCGTGCAGATGACCGAAACCGTGTCCGGAGCCAAGGCATGAGCACCCTGGTCACCAATATCGGTGAGCTTTCCACGATGGACCCTGCGCGGGGCAGCGAACCGGTGCTCCGGGACGCGGCGGTCGTGTTCGAAGGCGAACGGATCGCCTGGATTGGCCCCGCCGGGCGGGCACCGGCAGCTGATGAAGCGGTCGACGCCGGCGGCCGGGCCATGCTTCCGGGATGGGTGGATTCCCACACCCACCTGGTCTTCGCCGGAGACCGCAGCGCGGAGTTTGAAGCGCGGATGGCTGGGGAGCCCTATGCTGCCGGCGGGATCGCCGTCACCACCGAAGCAACCCGCGCGGCGGGGGACTACGACCTCACCCGGCTGCTGCTCGGGCGGCAGGCCGAAGCCGCAGCGGGCGGCACCACTTGGCTGGAAACCAAGACCGGGTACGGGCTGGATGTGGAGCAGGAAGCGCGCAGCGCCCGGATTGCCTCCACCGTAGTGGATGACGTGACGTTCCTCGGCGCGCACCTGGTTCCCGCGGGCAGCGACCCGGAGGAGTACACCGACCTGGTCTGCGGTCCGATGCTTGCGGCAGTGCGGCCCTACGTGCAGTGGGCCGACGTGTTCTGCGAGCGCGGGGCCTTCACGGAGGACCAGTCCCGCCGGGTGCTCACCGCCTGCAGGGACGCCGGACTGGGCCTGCGGGTGCACGGCAACCAGCTGGGTCCGGGGGCCGGGGTCCAGCTTGCAGTGGAGTTCGCTGCTGCCAGCGTGGACCACGTCAACTATCTTTCGGCGGACGACGTCGGGGCGCTCGCGGGCAGCTGGGCCGGCTGGGACGCCGCCGCCGGAGCTGGAACTCCGGGAACCGTGGCCACCTGCCTTCCCGCCTGCGACCTCTCGACCCGGCAGCCGCTGGCTCCCGGACGCCGCCTGCTCGACGCCGGCGTCGAAATTGCGCTGGCTTCCAACTGCAATCCGGGAACGTCCTACACCTCGTCGATGAACTTCTGTGTAGCAACTGCTGTGCTGCAGATGGGGCTCAGTGTCCCCGAAGCGGTCCGGGCAGCAACCTATGGCGGCGCCCTGGCCCTTCGGCGCCACATTGGGGAGGACCGGGACGGTGCACGGGCGGTGGGTTCCCTCGCCGTCGGGCACCGTGCCGACCTCCATCTGCTGAACGCACCGTCGGCAGCGCACCTTGCCTACCGTCCCGGGATGCCGCTGACCGCGGCCGTCTGGCGGGCCGGGAACAAGGAACATGGGTCGGGCTATCCCAGCACCTGTTGACTGAAGTCGGCTGGACAGCCCGGGAATGCGTGAAGCAATATCGCGGGCCACCTCCTCGGGGGGACCGTTTCTTGGTTCCTGCGTGCAGTGAGGCGTTGAAAGTGAGGGAAACCCAAGCCCGAACCGGGCCGTTGCTCTGGGAAAGCACCACGTCACCATTGCCCGCCTGCTCCCCGTTCTCGTTGAGCCCCCGGACGGAATACTGATCAAGGTGGCTGATGCCCGGCACAAGGCGGAAGACACCTACTCGGTTCAATTGCCGGCTCACTACGAAGAGTTGGCTCGAAAACCTGGCGCAAAGGCAAGATCCACGCTGTCAGACCTGTGTTTCGTGCCCTGGGCGACGCGACGGCGCTCGTCTACGAAACCATCGAGGGATCCCACCACTCCCCCACCACTGCTGACATCATCCGAACCATTGGAGTTAGCCGATCAGCAACGGACAATGCGTTGGCAACCATGGAAAGCCTCAGAATGATCCACAGGGACGGACGTCAGTGGAAAATAACGTCCACAGGTAACCTCACCAGCCTCGCGGGCCGCCTCGGAGCGCTGGCCGACTATCAAGCACAGATCAGCAGGGACCGCCGCGAAAGAGCCCGCTGGCACGCTTACCTTGACCGGCACAACACCCCAGCACTGCAGAGCACATAGATCTACGACCCAGTGATTGAAGAACACTGGCTGCCGCCAGGCGATGAAAGTGATCCAGGGCCCTATATCTGGGCTGCGGCCTAGGGCACGCAGCCCCGGGACTCCTTCACGTAACCAGTTGAGACCTCATAAACTCCAGACGCTCCTGGTGAGAGGGATGCGTACTCAGCAGACGGAGGACCACTTGAAGAGCGCGGACAGTCCGCGTGTATTTTTTTGTGTTTCTAGAATCGCTTTCTTGTATGAGATGCCCGTCGGAGTATTGGCGAGCGTCGTCAATGAAGGCAAAATATTGCGCAGCTCCGTGATCTTCGCCCGAAAATTCGATTGCAAAGGCATCGGCACCTAGTTCATCTGCCCGGCGCAGAGCACTCATAGCCAGCAGCATAAGTAAGAAGAATGCCAACGCAGACATGCGGAGAAGCATCCACTGATCGCTGCCACCTGAAAGCTCCGCAGAAGCACCGAAACCAGCCTTGTGGTGCCGAGAGGCCAGAGTGTTTGGCGAAACTAAGGATCGGTACCAGCCGGAAAGGCCGGATGCGTTCGTCAAGTCAAAAAGCTCTTCGATGACACAATTGGCCGAGGTCGCGATATTAATAATTCAAGTTGATAGTAAAAGTTGATAGGGAGTGTTTAGGATCACTATGCCGCATTCAGGCGGCGGTAACAGTGACTCTAGGAGAACTTACATGTTCAAGAAAATAATGGGGGCGACCATTGCGGCGGTCGTAATAGCATCGACAGGGCTGGTCGGCGGACTCCCGGCAGCCCAAGCTGCGCCGGGCGCACCCTTCAAGTTGCCCTATCCGGCCGGTTTCGGGTACCAGATCACCCAGTCGCCATCTAGCTCGTTCTCGCATAACGACAACTACAACCGGCACGCCGTTGACATAGGCATGCCGACAGGTGCAACGGTTGTTGCTTCGGCAGCGGGGACGGTCTATTCCTCAGGATGGGACGGTGGCGGTGGCGGGTACATGGTCCTGATCAATCATGGCAATGACCGCTGCTCTCAGTACGCCCACCTCAAGACCAACCCGCTGGTTGGATACGGCCAGTCAGTCGCCCAGGGTCAACACATCGGATATT harbors:
- a CDS encoding allantoate amidohydrolase → MAAVTSLLDSISDIGRDPVRGGYSRPVFSAAETELRSWFTAEAQSRGLAVETDRNGILWAWWGEPQKGALVTGSHLDSVPGGGAFDGPLGIAAALAAVDVLKERGVQRNRSLAITVFPEEEGSRFGVACLGSRLLTGAIDPDTARNLRDDAGTTFADAARAAGLDPEHLGRDEDALARIGDFVELHVEQGRGLGEDGPAVAVGSSILGHGRWKLTVHGQGNHAGTTLMEDRADPMVAAAQIITAVQQTAAAQPGARATVGRIQAIPGGTNVIPSRVDLWLDARHEEDAVTARLVETIHGKAQKIAAFEGCSVTLAQESFSPTTSFDPALQRQLQLALPQAPVLVTGAGHDAGILAGHVPAGMIFVRNPSGISHSPEEYVEDADADYSATALADVLEDLL
- a CDS encoding M48 family metalloprotease — protein: MTNASGLSGWYRSLVSPNTLASRHHKAGFGASAELSGGSDQWMLLRMSALAFFLLMLLAMSALRRADELGADAFAIEFSGEDHGAAQYFAFIDDARQYSDGHLIQESDSRNTKKYTRTVRALQVVLRLLSTHPSHQERLEFMRSQLVT
- the hutU gene encoding urocanate hydratase, translated to MTQETTPRTVRAPRGTDLNAKSWQTEAPLRMLMNNLDPEVAERPEDLVVYGGTGKAARNWESFDAIVRTLETLDDDETLLVQSGKPVGVFRTNEWAPRVLIANSNLVGDWSTWPEFRRLEAEGLTMYGQMTAGSWIYIGTQGILQGTYETFAAIANKRFGGSLAGTATLTGGCGGMGGAQPLAVTLNGGAVLIVDVDETRLRRRAGKRYLDDVETDLDAALAKVMAAKAEGRALSVGLVGNAAEVFPELLRRRNAGEGADFDIVTDQTSAHDPLSYLPEGVTVEDWHREAQADPEGFTKKAQASMARHVEAMVGFSDAGAEVFDYGNSIRDEARQGGYDRAFDFPGFVPAYIRPLFCEGMGPFRWVALSGDPADIAVTDAALKELFPEKEHLHRWLDAAAEHVEFEGLPARICWLGYGERAKAGLLFNRLVAEGKVSAPIVIGRDHLDSGSVASPYRETEAMKDGSDAIADWPLLNALLNTSSGATWVSIHHGGGVGIGRSLHAGQVSVADGTELAARKLERLLTNDPGTGVMRHVDAGYDEAAQVAAERGVRIPMAE
- a CDS encoding formimidoylglutamate deiminase, which produces MTRRAAGVWCEQAMWDGRIEHGVRLSVDSGGVVAAVETGAAPRPGDLVLNGVVFPAASNAHSHAFHRVLRGRTHTGGADSFWTWRQAMYQAAGTLTPDLYEEAATAVFAEMLTAGYTSVAEFNYVHHQPDGTPYSGHDMELALGRAARAAGIRLTLLDTCYLAGGFGEPLAPEQLRFGDGSAQAWLQRLARLREAFEAEFDPSEASIGAALHSVRAVPEEALADIAGGLDPELPLHIHVSEQPAENDACLRATGLTPVQLLGKHNLLSPRLSAIHATHLCPQDIELLGSAGATVVMCPTTEADLADGIGPAAGLASAGVRIALGSDQHAVLDPWLEMRALEHGERLASGTRGRFAPADLHQALSDGGAAAQGRRVPGFAAGRMCDLMAVDPASARTAGADPAQLALCATAQDVTAVVVGGVLAADRGQHVRLGDPGRLLATAIRNLDAAAGVQMTETVSGAKA
- a CDS encoding amidohydrolase family protein, with protein sequence MSTLVTNIGELSTMDPARGSEPVLRDAAVVFEGERIAWIGPAGRAPAADEAVDAGGRAMLPGWVDSHTHLVFAGDRSAEFEARMAGEPYAAGGIAVTTEATRAAGDYDLTRLLLGRQAEAAAGGTTWLETKTGYGLDVEQEARSARIASTVVDDVTFLGAHLVPAGSDPEEYTDLVCGPMLAAVRPYVQWADVFCERGAFTEDQSRRVLTACRDAGLGLRVHGNQLGPGAGVQLAVEFAAASVDHVNYLSADDVGALAGSWAGWDAAAGAGTPGTVATCLPACDLSTRQPLAPGRRLLDAGVEIALASNCNPGTSYTSSMNFCVATAVLQMGLSVPEAVRAATYGGALALRRHIGEDRDGARAVGSLAVGHRADLHLLNAPSAAHLAYRPGMPLTAAVWRAGNKEHGSGYPSTC